The stretch of DNA AATATTGCAAAAATATTCATATCAGTCATATAGGGTGGCGACAATATAAAAATATACTTTTCATAATCATACCTAACCATCCAATGTTGAGGTCACAGTCACACCCTGCATTGTAGCAGTACCCCTTTGTGAATGGCTCGATTATAGTTGATAGCACTGATGCCATGCTGGTAGCATGGTTAGCTTCGCTCCTTCTGCTCGTCACTTCGAATTCAGCTACCGCGAAAAACAGCGGTCCAGCAGcctgttttcatttttaattttaacaATGATCTGTGTAATTTACATCGTTAGACTACTTTTTCAGCTTCATATTTACCTTTATATGAACTCCGAGTGCACGAGAAAAGGAGCAGGCAGTTTCCCATAGACCTGGTAAAGTTGTGCCAATCTTTCCACCGCAAGCATTCAAGGATTCATATGCCCATGAGTAACACACGCCAGATGCATCGCGAAGCTGACAATATCAACACTATCATTGTGTTATATTATGTCTGTAAGTATTGTGTACTTAGGATACAATTAAATCTAGCAAATATACTCCTTCCGTTCCAaatataggtcgttttgacttttctagattcatatattttactatgtatctagacatatatTTTATCTAGGTGCATAGAAAACACTATGAatttagaaaagccaaaacgacttatattttggaacggagggagtagtacttATTTCCCAACATTTCACTAGCATGTTTGATTGAATCCTCCAATGGAATTCTAACCTGACTCTTGCCAAATTCGAACTCGTTACTGTCTCCAGTTCTGCACAAACTATCAGCAAGCACCATAGATTTCATTGTTTCTGCTGAGAAATGTATAATGCGTGGGGAATGATGAATGCTCCATACTGATCACTCCAATATCAATACTGTCGAGGTAAAGCACCTAAAAGGTGTTCCGAAATTATGTTATACCATTTTATTGCTATTGAATTAAACAATATCAGCATTGATTAGTACATGGTATATGTGAAGGAAATTATATGGTTACCTGCAGGAAAATGGAGCATCCAGTAATATTTGACACTTTGTTGCTAAGCTGAAGCTCAGTCTTTTAGCTTGATGACTGCCTGGAATAGCTTCTTTATTACATACTCTGACCAATCGAAATCTCCGATGCTTGATGGGTCCGCAAGAGCATCCCAGTAATCCACTGACACAGTCATATTTGGAGCCAGGTGATAATAATGTTGACATTATATATGACGCAGTCATATTTGGAgctaaatatttcaaaaatagttTCAACTCCATAAAAAAATGTTTCACCATTAAAATCAAAACTAAAGAAGTTTTACAAGGAGATGAGGCCCAACCAAACAAGTCATTAGTGTGCAATTTAGGAAGCATGTTAACAACTAAAAAACCATTGGCATGGCCATGGAGAAGCACAATTTAATAGCATTATTTTACTAAAAACTATGAGTAGAAAAAAGTTAATACAACTAAGATTTTGAGAGTGACGACGAACATAGAGGAGGGTGAACATAAAGAAGTAGATTGTACCTTGCCAgctataaaaataaatttatagAGCCTGTGATGGAGAAAAGATACCGTAGCCATTGAAACAAAATAAATGCATGTATGAATAAATTTTAAGGAACTGGAGATggaagaataaaaataaaaactagCTACCCGTGCTATTTGCACGGGCCACTTTACTagttagtaatagtaagaagTATTTAGTCTCCGCTCTCATGTCCTCACGTATATGGAGAGCAAATTTTAACGCATTGACTTACCTGGAGCGTCAGAAGTCATAACGCGGCACATTACGCGATCGAGTTCATATACTAGGCTCATAGCTGGACGATCCAAGTGGCACATAACGCGGTTGGAGGACGGGGACAACCTGCATTGACTTGACCTGCATTTTTTTTACTTGACTTGACCTGCATTAACGCGCTTGGAGGACGGGAACGGTTCTCTACTCCTCACTCCCTCTGGCTGCCTCGCACTCTCATCCACCACTCCTTCCAAAAGTTTCCGACGCCATCAAGCTCAGCTTCCATCAACTCATCCATCTGCCGAAACTTCGCTACGTGCCCCGATGGAACAGCCTCGCGTGCACCCAAACGCGGCGCCGGGCAACCTGGACCTGGGAGACGGGCCACGCACacgcagccggcggcggtgggtaCCCGCCACTGCCGACGCCGCACGGGCAGTCCGCGAACCAGCAGCAGCTTGGCGGGGCCGCCGGGCCGCCCAAGCCCAACAGCTGGGTGGGCAACGACGCCAACAcgctgctggtggtggccacGCTGATCACGACGCTCACCTACCAGCTTGGCACCAGCATCCCCGGCGGGTACTGGCAGCAGGACACGCCGGCGTCGGGCGGCAAGGTGGTCTACCGCGCCGGCGACCCCATCATGCGCGACCTGCACCGGCCGAGGTACTGGGTGTTCATGGGGGCGAGCTGGGTGGGGTTCGCGAGCTCCATGGTGATGACGCTGAGCCTGCTGGTGCGGATGCCCGTGGGCTCGCGCCACGTGCGGTGGTCCGTGGTGGCCTACTCCAGCCTGGTGCTCACCTTCGTGGTGTCGCAGCCCAGGACGCACCTGTCGCTGGACCTCCTCATCTGGGCGGCCGTCCTCGCCTTCCTCTGGATCATCGTCAGCCTCCACCCGGACCACCGCGCGCGCGTCATCCAGGACCTCtgctgcagcggcggccgcggaacCTGAACCCGACCATCTAGACATCTTGCCTTCCTTGCTCGTTCTTGTTATTATTCATCCTGAGGCCTCATGAGTCATGAGTGGAGTAGTTGCTTAATTATGCTGGTTTTTGTCAGGTGGTGAAACGAGATAACCATGCGATAGTATGAGAAATTCAGTCAACAAACTGTGGAAAGTAACCAGACAAACTCTGTTCTAGCTTGAGTGAGCACCATATGTAGTTGTAGTAGTTGTGGTGGTGATGTACTACATTGACTTAAAATCAAGAAAAGTATATGGAAATTATTCGATTTTGCTATTCCTTGTTTGACCGATTTCTTTTTTGTCTTGAGCATAAAACTGATTGATCTTGTTATTCCATTTGCTATGACTTTTGTTACACTCTGGCTGATTCTTTCGAATAGCACTTTCAAAAGATTCCGCGAAACTGAACTTCCAAGTAGAAAGGCAAAAACATTCCTAGTTGTGAGTAGGCGATTAACAGAGAATACCGTCCCCCCTCTCAATCGTTGCTACAGTGCAAAAGCATAAAATGAGCTTACGAAGAGACTATTTGCTGAGCCCGGTAACATGAAAGATTGCGCTGCTGTACTGTACTTGACGACGCCCCCTATCAAATTCCAAGTGTCACATCAGTTCAACGCAGGCAGCCATGGTCTGGATGACCCATCTCATAGACGTCTGACGGCTTGGCTAATCAGCGTTTGTGTCATAGCTTCCTCGCAACCGCCTTGGTTCATTTGACAAATCATTGATCGGCCGCAACCAGAAACCTTCCTCCTTTTTTCTTTAAAACTTTTGAAACATCGGGCGAAGGAAGCATTACCATCGCCACGAAGAACCTCGTCTTGGAACGAATTTACCGGAGCCAGCTAAAGAATGCATCACGTTCGCCTCCGACAGCGATTGCAGCCCGCGGCGACGAGTGAGACATCACACTACCAGAACATCACCGTGGCTTGCACCTTTCGATCTCCAGCTGCAACCAGCGGCGCTTTGTCCCGTTCTCCTATCTGCTACTTCCATGAATGACGACCAAGAGAACTGGTGAAAACCGTCTGCGGCATTAAATGAGAATGTAGCCCGCGTCCGAGGATATGCCCGAAATGGATTCCAAACATCACTGTCGAAAAAAAATGGGTGACGAGGAGTTTGGATTCACTCCTGATGAGAGCGTATCCGGCGTCAGATAGCACTGAATGCCGCCGCGGCCAGTAGCCAGATAACGAGAGCGAGCTCGAGCCCTCGACGGCCCGGCGAGCGGTATAAGAACACGTCGACAGTACCCGTAGTCCCCCCCGATCTCCCCAGTCTCCATCCGAGCTTCACCAACCATCGGTCGCTTTCAAGATGGATAGCGGCCACGTGTACCCGCTGCCTCTGCCGCCGATGATGGCGCGTCCGCACGGGCACGTCGGCgggaaccaccaccaccatcagcagccgccgccgccgccggccaacaaCTGGGCGGGCAACGACGCCAACacgctgctggtggtggcggcgctcctcACCGCGCTCACGTACCATCTCGGGAGCAGCGTCCCCGGCGGGTACTGGCAGGACACGCAGCCCGCGGAGCCTGGCAAGcagccgcacgccgccggcgaccccgtcATGCGCGACCTGCACCCCCAGCGGTACTGGGTGTTCATGGTGGCGAGCTGGGTGGGGTTCGCGGGGTCGATGCTGATGACGCTGAGCCTGCTGGTGCGGGTGCCCTTGGACTCGCGCCGCGTGCGGTGGTcgttcgcggcggcgcacgccagCCTTGTGCTCACCTTCCGGCTGTCGCAGCCCAAGACGCACATCTCGCTGGACATCCTCATCTGGGTGGCCGTCACCGCCTTCCTCTGGCTCATGGTCAGCGTCCGGGCGGAGCACCGGGCGCGCATCGTCCACCTCCTCTGCGGCGCCGGCGAAAACTAACCCATCCAGAGACTAGTCCCTCATTGCTCGACTAGGTTGCCGTGATTTGGTCGTGGTTTTTCTGAATTGGGGAGGACATGAACATTGCCAAAGCCATTGTTAGGCTCTGTCGATAATTTCTCTAAAAGTGAGCTGTAGGATTGGGGAAAGTACTGGAGGAATTTTCTGTAGAAAAAACAGGATTTTCATGGAAATGGTAGAACGAGAACAGAGAGCATGAATGTTAGATCAGTATGGCTTCTGCTCGTGTAGTTACAACTTCCATTGCAACTcgttgaaagcgatcgggtgctctagtctaaaAAGAGAAGTGGGTGAATTATGCACTATTAAAATCTTAAtttatggctccaactaatttgcacaaaacttaaactagatcaaactatctagatgtgcaactaccgttcaccttagtgtgaaaccctcatcccaaaagagttttgcaacctatagtcaatcctagtAAGATACTATACTaaaaaagtaaaggcacataaATTGTAATATAAAATACGGAAGCTTAAATGGAGAGATGAGaagaagcgaactctcgacacgagaatttatcccgtAGTTCAGATTGCCACAAATGCGCCcttacgtccacgttgttgaagcactcacgaagagtatcgcttcccggcaatcaagtctcttccgtgaacacactcacggtcaccttgatcccgatcttcactaagggagattgcccacgaaggaggggtctccgtcccccgcacaatgtcgtcgacgccgctccacaccaaaccggagggtcgttgacttgccggcgagccaccaattgctccaaggggccggcgcaccgtaatacaagtgtggttcactctagaaccagccataaggatctcaaccttgtttgttcactcactcaagagataatctagcactcacactttacaaagctagtgctaaaacctaaggatttGATTTTTATGCTCttagatggcttggagatgtttttgggtgtgtgtgggatgttcagcaactccagcaaacttcaaatggccgggggatgcctatcttgaagccgtcggttcaaccggtgcttcacttgatcttcacatgatctccagaggcgcacagaCTTGTGCTAAAAACCaggccgtcggatcatccgacaaccatcggatgcaccgatgcctatcgcatcggttcttccggtgctactgatttcagtagaactcgtccaattcagcgtttctttaagttctttcttcgtattttgttttgcatggcctttttacttcatctctaggatctagaaatgttcacttaacaatatcattagtcacattgattgtgttgtcattcgattaccaaaatcactcgaaatggcataaatgatgCCATGCTCGTTACACTCGTTAACAGTCAAACCTTTCAATCGATTAGAGTGCTGAACTTCTATTATGCTATGCCTACCTGCAGGTACTGTAGTGACGTCCGGTTCATGATAATCAATGATAACTGCAGGAAGAAGTAATGTGTTGATGATTCTCCTTGTTCAGAGTTTTGTACCAAGCAGGCCTCTCTCAAaactttgtgtgtgtgtgtgggttgGTGGGTGGGGGGCCTCAGGTAGTACGCGGCAAAAGATTAGTGGCCCAAGTGCGAAAATCAGCCCAGCATTATACTGAGATGTTGGCAGACGGAGCAGGGAGCAGCCCAAGTCCACGCCGCAATGCAAAGCGGCCAATAGGCGCGGGCCAAAGAATGTTGAAATGCATATGTACTCCTTTGCAACAAAAAATTGGATACAAGACTGGGATTTCTGTTCTAGAGAAGCAAACAACAAAACCTCAGGTCATTGATGATAACCAAAACTGTCTAGTTTCATTTGTGGTTATTAATTTAGGGATTATTAGAGCGATAACGGAACCACGAGGGAGTTTGTTAGACGTCTAACTTAACGCTTTTTATTCTCCTGGTAATCTGTCAGTTAGGGGTGGGTGGATAGAAGGGGAGAAAATGTTGGTCTCGCGGGACATCAGCTGACAGCATGGATGGATGACTCCACGAGGATAAAGCCATACAAGACCTAGCAATTAGTCATAGTAAACGGCGCAGGGTGGACAGCACGAGTCCACCTTCGATCAACCACACGCGCCACATCCATGATTACACTCTGCACACCGTGTTAGAATGACTAGTCTATCAATCCGTGCTCACGCACAGGCTAATTAAAAATATCTTagaattatctatctcacgttctttttaactaattaaatattataatataatattataaagttacatatttattattatgtaattgtaataaatgtgataggtttagttactaacaattttttctcactttgcatcatacctccatatatgtttaatatgtatttaattgaacactttgtttgagctatgtgaacaacattaaaattggtattcttatctcttcttttatacatgaatatatggtgacacacacattatgattagtaattttatataaacaataacataaataatgtaCTAATGATGataaaaatagtaatttagaattttatatcgaTGAACTTTAAGAATTTATTGTAATAATATAATATTGATTCAAATTTGgggtttattttaattttttataatgatatCACTGGATAATATATACAAAAATTTAGAGGTTattagatattattttataatggtataagtgggtaatttacatgaagattagggggttactttagattatttttataatggcagaagtgggtaatttagatacatgtgtaGAGgttactttattttattttcataatggcaaaggtgggtaatttattagaaaaaaataacagattcaatgactattatgattagagttgacgaattgatggccagatgtttctgatttttgtgagaatttgtagaatttctctattttttagactATCCATCTAGGATCCTAAGTGACATCACCTGGAGGGTTCaaaagaagcctccaattaatCTTAAAAAACCTCcaattaataataataaaatggtATTATTTAGATCTGACAGCAGGAGTGCAGAAGAATACTAGAAGATACACAAGTGGCAAAAGCGGCTCGTGGAGGGGAGGGGACAAAAAATATTGACTTGACCGAGAGAGACACAGTGCTGCGCATATACGTGCTCTGGATCCTCTGCTCTCTTCACTAGAAACCAACAGCGAGATTCCATTCACCGATCGATAGTGTACGTACGGTTCAGCTCAACAGGACTCCATTAGCAGCCTTCAGGTCAAGCACACCGGTAATAACTTGCTGTTCGTTCGTGTGCCCATGGATCATCAGTACCCGCCGCCCATGTACGCGAGCGCTCCGCCGACCCCGGGCAACATGGAGACGGCCCTCGTCGGCGTCGCGGCGTACCCGCCGGCCCCGGCGCAGGGCCTGCCCGTGCGCCCCCCGCAgcagctcggcgggggcgcCCCGGCGGCGGACGGGGACGACAGGAGCGGCTGGGCGGGCAACGACCCCAGGACGCTGCTCGTGGTGGCCGCGCTGCTCACGGCGCTCGCCTATCTGCTCGGCCTCAGCATGCCCGGCGGCTACTGGCAGCGGGACACGCCGTCCAGGGACGGCAGGGCGGTGTACCGCGCCGGCGACCCCGTCATGCGCGACCTACACCGGCCGAGGTACTGGGTGTTCAGGGCGGCGACCTGGGCGGGGGTCGCGAGCTCCATGGTGATGACGCTGAGCCTGCTGGTCCGGATGCCCGTGGGCTCGCGCCACGCCCTGTGGTCGTTCTCGGTGGCCTACGCCAGCCTCGTGCTCACCTTCATCGTGTCGCAGTCCAGGACGCACCTGTCGCTGGACATCCTCATCTGGGTGGCGGTCCTCGCCCTCATCTGGCTCGTCATCAACCTCCACCCGGAGCACCGGGCGCGCGTCATCCTGGCGATCTTCTGCTGCAACCGCGACAACTGAAAGAAACCTCTTGCctgtttttttatatatatctgAGTTTTTGTGTGCGGTTAGTCCCTGGGTCAGCTCATCATGGACTGATGAAAGTCTGAAACTAGTTGCTTCCGTATTGGTAATGGTAATGGTGCTATGTTTGATTGGCTTTTCTCAGGCAGTGAACCCAATGTAAACTTGTATCCATATCCATACAAATTGTGGCTAAATTTGACTTGCAAGCTGTGTGGAGTGGAATTAAAGGCGCGCACCATCATCACCAACCATATTCAGATCACCATGCGACGTCTCCTAAAAATGCTAGATATTAATTGGAGGGACAAGAGGACCTTGCACACACTTGTATTGCGAACTAGATATTGCGAACTACTAGCAAAGTGCGCCATCCTTGTCTATTTGCACGATTGTTAAGGTAGGTTTCATGATTGTTGTTTGGTTCTCAAATGTTGTTGAACCAGGAAAATATTCTTGATATGCTTAATGCTTCGGAAATTTCTAACTCTCATTTCCAAATTGAGTTGAGCATTTAtaaaaaacaattcaaataatcctcttttatataaaaaaattgttgTGTTGTGCTGTgctttataaaaaaaaaatcgaatAGTACGTGTTTCATTTAGAGGGAAGAAGGGTACAACCAGACCGGTTCACGTCATCTCAGCAATGCTAAAAAACCATTGAACTATATGTTGAAGAAACTGTTAACATATTCTAAAAATTAGGCTTCAAAATGGTTGCCAGGTTCTAAAAATTTATAGAACACGCGATACCAAATAAAATATGTCAACGTGCTTTTGCACAATAGTTTAAGGGCGTTTTTACTAGATAATTATCGAGTGAGCATGCGCTGAACAACTAAGAAACTGAATATTGCTAACTAGAAATAAAAATAGCACTTCGAGCAGCTACAAAAGTTGACCTCCCAGTAAAAAGGCAAAAGTTTGTCAGAAGTGTGAAAAAACTATGAGAGGGAGTTTAAGAAAAGGCTAGCTGCTGACCGCAATAATATGTACTTGCGGATCATTATATAGCATTGCACTGCTATTTCGCACACCCTGTGCCCCTGCCAAGATGCTAAAAATCACAGCCAAGTATACCCACCTGACGAGAGCAGCCGCTACAactgaaaaaatagagaaaataatCATGATCTTGGTGTTCGTTAGTTAGACTGACTTGTCTCATGGCCTGACCATGAAATATGTTATTTGTGTACTGGTGATACGATGGTTTTGCTAATAATTAACTGGCTTAATTAGCTTAGCTGCTGAGCTCACAAGAACAACTCAAGCAAG from Panicum virgatum strain AP13 chromosome 9K, P.virgatum_v5, whole genome shotgun sequence encodes:
- the LOC120648197 gene encoding uncharacterized protein LOC120648197, producing MDSGHVYPLPLPPMMARPHGHVGGNHHHHQQPPPPPANNWAGNDANTLLVVAALLTALTYHLGSSVPGGYWQDTQPAEPGKQPHAAGDPVMRDLHPQRYWVFMVASWVGFAGSMLMTLSLLVRVPLDSRRVRWSFAAAHASLVLTFRLSQPKTHISLDILIWVAVTAFLWLMVSVRAEHRARIVHLLCGAGEN
- the LOC120648853 gene encoding uncharacterized protein LOC120648853 → MDHQYPPPMYASAPPTPGNMETALVGVAAYPPAPAQGLPVRPPQQLGGGAPAADGDDRSGWAGNDPRTLLVVAALLTALAYLLGLSMPGGYWQRDTPSRDGRAVYRAGDPVMRDLHRPRYWVFRAATWAGVASSMVMTLSLLVRMPVGSRHALWSFSVAYASLVLTFIVSQSRTHLSLDILIWVAVLALIWLVINLHPEHRARVILAIFCCNRDN